The following proteins are co-located in the Shouchella hunanensis genome:
- a CDS encoding LacI family DNA-binding transcriptional regulator: protein MLKKDGVTIYRIAKEANVSPATVSRVLTGSANVREPAKSRVLALINKYNFKPNVMAQSLYLKQSKMLGIILPDIDHPFYSMIVKELERQALEKGYTCLLCNSMQNFSIEQAYLDNLISRQVDGIVFLGGRINQTHPTEELRAGMIDALKHVPIVFVNGKMEGVDAHTIRTDEASGVRRLLELLAHHGHREIGLLGGEVGVSSTDEKVSVFLETMKEKGLIFKEDWIHSSGYSIEAGEKDATHLIHLDDRPTAVLCMNDFVAIGAIKRFRKFGLKVPGDISVTGFDDTYLAEHFPPGVTSVNHNYQKLAKKTIETLVGLIAHEEQQKEAIIPTYVTVRNSCEEWQH from the coding sequence ATGTTGAAGAAAGACGGTGTGACAATTTACCGGATTGCCAAAGAAGCAAATGTTTCGCCTGCCACTGTATCAAGGGTTTTAACTGGAAGCGCAAATGTTAGAGAACCAGCTAAATCTAGAGTCTTAGCGTTAATTAATAAATACAATTTCAAGCCAAATGTAATGGCACAAAGTTTATATTTAAAACAATCAAAAATGCTAGGGATTATTCTTCCAGATATTGATCACCCCTTCTATTCGATGATTGTTAAAGAGCTTGAGAGGCAAGCCCTTGAAAAAGGTTATACGTGTTTATTGTGCAATTCCATGCAAAATTTCTCTATTGAGCAAGCTTATTTAGACAATCTGATTTCACGCCAAGTTGACGGGATTGTTTTTCTAGGAGGTCGAATTAATCAAACCCACCCTACAGAAGAACTTCGAGCAGGAATGATTGACGCACTAAAACATGTCCCTATTGTTTTTGTTAATGGCAAAATGGAAGGGGTAGACGCTCATACAATACGAACAGATGAAGCCAGTGGTGTTCGGCGTTTACTTGAACTACTTGCTCACCACGGTCATCGAGAGATTGGCTTATTAGGGGGTGAGGTTGGGGTTTCATCCACAGATGAAAAGGTGAGTGTTTTCCTAGAAACCATGAAAGAAAAAGGATTAATCTTTAAAGAAGATTGGATTCATAGTAGCGGTTATAGTATAGAGGCTGGAGAAAAAGATGCGACACACCTCATTCACCTTGACGATAGACCAACAGCTGTCTTATGTATGAATGATTTTGTTGCGATTGGAGCCATAAAACGGTTCAGAAAGTTTGGATTAAAAGTTCCTGGTGATATTTCTGTAACGGGCTTTGATGATACGTATTTAGCTGAACACTTCCCTCCTGGTGTGACGTCTGTTAATCACAATTACCAAAAGCTAGCGAAAAAAACCATAGAGACATTGGTTGGTTTGATTGCACATGAAGAACAACAAAAAGAAGCGATTATCCCAACATATGTGACAGTAAGAAATTCTTGTGAAGAATGGCAACACTAG
- a CDS encoding PTS ascorbate transporter subunit IIC, whose amino-acid sequence MIDFIMNDLLGTPELLVGLFALIGLLAQRKAVADVVSGTLKTVLGFVILGAGAMVITQSLDQFSAMFNHAFNVNGVIPNNEVIVAIAQDAFGTETAMIMLFGMMANILFARITPFKYIFLTGHHIMFMACLIAVILTTAGMAGVPMVVLGAIILGSLMVLLPAMLQPFTREITGSDDIAVGHFGSFGYYASATIGKWFGNKEKSTEEIKVPKSLGFLRDTTVAVSLTMIILFLVVSLFTGSEFIESQLSGGQNFLVFSLMQALAFAAGVYIILTGVRMLLGEIVPAFKGIADKIVPNAKPALDAPAVFPFANNAVIIGFLFSFAAGLISMMFLPLFGLAVIVPGLVPHFFTGAAAGVFGNATGGRRGAIIGAMVNGVFISFLPALLLPVLGDLGFQSTTFGDSDFGVVGIALGILSQQLNSTIAFTVIVLAVIAAFFLIGIKTRKKPTKTDHS is encoded by the coding sequence ATGATTGATTTCATCATGAATGATCTCTTAGGCACTCCTGAACTACTCGTTGGTCTTTTTGCACTCATCGGCTTACTTGCTCAGAGAAAAGCAGTTGCCGATGTAGTGTCAGGAACCTTAAAAACCGTACTGGGCTTTGTTATTTTAGGAGCAGGTGCCATGGTCATTACACAATCATTAGATCAATTTAGTGCGATGTTTAATCATGCGTTCAATGTAAACGGTGTCATACCAAATAACGAAGTAATTGTTGCCATCGCGCAAGATGCATTTGGGACTGAAACAGCGATGATTATGTTATTCGGTATGATGGCAAATATTCTTTTTGCTCGTATTACACCCTTTAAGTACATCTTTTTAACTGGACACCACATCATGTTTATGGCTTGCTTAATAGCCGTTATTTTAACTACTGCTGGTATGGCTGGAGTACCAATGGTCGTACTTGGCGCTATCATTCTAGGATCACTAATGGTGCTTCTGCCGGCTATGCTTCAACCATTCACTCGTGAGATCACAGGTTCTGATGATATTGCTGTTGGCCATTTTGGTTCATTCGGCTATTACGCTTCTGCAACGATCGGAAAATGGTTTGGCAATAAAGAAAAATCAACAGAAGAAATAAAAGTACCTAAATCACTTGGATTCTTAAGAGATACCACTGTTGCAGTATCCTTAACGATGATCATTTTATTCCTTGTCGTTTCATTATTTACGGGAAGTGAATTCATTGAATCACAGTTGAGTGGCGGACAAAACTTTCTTGTGTTTTCTCTTATGCAAGCTTTAGCCTTTGCTGCTGGCGTTTACATTATTCTTACAGGTGTTAGAATGTTGCTCGGAGAAATTGTCCCTGCTTTTAAAGGGATTGCCGACAAAATTGTGCCAAATGCCAAGCCAGCACTTGATGCACCAGCTGTTTTCCCATTTGCAAATAACGCTGTTATTATAGGGTTTTTGTTTAGTTTCGCTGCTGGTTTAATAAGTATGATGTTTCTACCACTCTTTGGTTTAGCAGTAATAGTACCAGGGCTAGTACCTCATTTCTTTACAGGTGCAGCAGCTGGGGTTTTCGGGAATGCTACTGGTGGAAGACGCGGAGCAATTATTGGGGCTATGGTAAACGGAGTTTTTATTAGTTTCTTACCAGCTCTATTATTACCTGTCCTCGGTGATCTAGGATTCCAAAGTACAACGTTTGGTGATTCAGACTTTGGAGTAGTAGGAATTGCACTTGGCATACTTAGCCAACAACTAAACTCGACCATTGCATTTACCGTTATCGTCTTAGCAGTTATTGCAGCATTCTTCTTAATTGGAATAAAAACGAGAAAAAAACCAACTAAGACAGACCACTCTTAA
- a CDS encoding carbohydrate ABC transporter permease, giving the protein MKTKTGRKHLLGKVSMYGFLLVFLIISVFPFYWMFIGATNPSSSMFASPPTFIPGSHFMENLRNLDNNVGIWRVLFNSLFVAGLYVVLALAISTTAAYAFAKFSFKGRNVIFTVFLLSMMIPYQATLIPLFQMMANFNLLNTYFALIAPQLCYPFAIFLMRQNFLSFPTELLESARLDGAGEWRIFMQIVLPSMKPALAATSIFLFMFQWNNFMWPLIAIRTPDMYTFPVALSTLSGVSYTDYGQVMMGITIATVPILIFFLAMQKHFITGMLGSALK; this is encoded by the coding sequence ATGAAAACAAAAACTGGACGGAAACATTTGTTAGGCAAAGTAAGTATGTATGGTTTTTTACTCGTCTTTTTAATTATTTCAGTATTTCCATTTTATTGGATGTTTATCGGTGCAACGAATCCATCTTCTTCCATGTTTGCGAGTCCACCGACTTTTATACCTGGTAGTCATTTTATGGAGAATCTAAGAAATTTAGATAATAATGTCGGCATTTGGCGAGTATTATTTAATTCACTATTCGTAGCAGGTTTGTATGTCGTGCTTGCGTTAGCGATTAGTACGACAGCCGCTTATGCATTTGCAAAATTTTCATTTAAAGGAAGAAATGTTATCTTCACAGTCTTTTTACTATCAATGATGATACCGTATCAAGCTACGTTAATTCCTTTATTTCAGATGATGGCAAATTTCAATTTATTGAATACGTATTTTGCATTAATTGCGCCACAACTTTGTTACCCATTCGCCATTTTTCTTATGAGACAAAACTTTCTATCTTTTCCCACAGAGTTATTAGAATCAGCACGCTTAGATGGTGCAGGGGAATGGCGAATTTTTATGCAAATTGTGTTACCATCAATGAAACCAGCTTTAGCTGCAACATCGATTTTCCTATTTATGTTTCAATGGAACAATTTTATGTGGCCGCTTATCGCCATTCGGACACCAGATATGTATACGTTCCCAGTAGCGCTTTCAACGTTAAGTGGGGTATCGTATACGGATTACGGTCAAGTGATGATGGGGATCACAATAGCAACCGTTCCAATTCTTATTTTTTTCCTCGCCATGCAAAAGCACTTTATTACGGGCATGCTAGGTAGTGCTTTAAAATAA
- a CDS encoding carbohydrate ABC transporter permease gives MNRSKATPYVFLAPAVILFLLFTAYPIVASIVLSFQKFEGGSYVFTGFDNYIRLIHDSIFQTALVNTFIIFILQVPFMLLLSMILANVLNSQLLRLKGFFRVSFFLPAVTSLVAYSLLFSVLLQDNGLINELITNFGMSAIPWLTDGTWAKISIVLAMTWRWTGYNMIIYLAALQNIPHEMYEAAKMDGAGKIRQFFSITIPSLKPVILFTGILSTIGTLQLFDEPFNLTGGGPANSTMTLGLYIYENGFEYFDFNYASAVAYVVVMLVAVLSIIQFKVTGDK, from the coding sequence ATGAACCGATCTAAGGCAACCCCCTATGTATTTTTAGCACCAGCGGTTATTTTATTTTTACTTTTTACAGCTTATCCAATTGTCGCTTCCATCGTACTTAGCTTTCAAAAATTCGAAGGTGGTAGCTATGTCTTTACTGGATTTGACAATTACATACGACTGATTCATGATTCGATCTTTCAGACGGCACTCGTAAATACATTTATCATTTTCATTTTACAAGTGCCATTCATGCTACTTTTATCAATGATCTTGGCAAATGTGTTAAATAGTCAACTGTTGCGTCTAAAGGGCTTCTTTCGAGTATCGTTCTTTTTACCAGCCGTCACGTCGTTAGTTGCCTATTCATTATTATTTTCAGTTCTATTACAAGATAATGGGCTTATAAATGAACTGATTACAAATTTCGGAATGTCTGCTATTCCATGGTTAACAGATGGAACTTGGGCTAAGATTTCCATTGTACTTGCTATGACATGGCGATGGACAGGTTATAACATGATTATCTACCTCGCTGCTTTACAAAATATTCCCCATGAGATGTATGAAGCAGCTAAAATGGATGGCGCAGGGAAGATAAGGCAGTTCTTTTCCATCACAATTCCAAGTTTAAAACCAGTCATTTTGTTTACGGGAATTCTATCAACAATCGGCACACTTCAGTTATTTGATGAACCATTTAACCTTACAGGTGGAGGTCCAGCTAACTCAACAATGACTTTAGGCTTGTACATTTATGAAAATGGATTTGAATATTTCGATTTTAACTATGCAAGTGCAGTAGCCTATGTAGTTGTGATGCTTGTGGCGGTTTTATCTATTATTCAATTTAAAGTAACAGGTGATAAATAA
- a CDS encoding PTS sugar transporter subunit IIB — protein MKKVLVVCGNGLGSSMIVEMNAKQILKDLDKQADVSHTDLTTAKTENADVYIGSEEIVSNLRDGSRNVVGLKNLLDKNELREVLNQNV, from the coding sequence ATGAAAAAAGTATTAGTCGTATGTGGAAATGGACTAGGAAGTTCAATGATTGTTGAAATGAATGCAAAGCAAATTCTAAAGGATTTAGATAAACAAGCAGATGTGTCCCACACGGACTTAACAACAGCTAAAACAGAAAACGCAGATGTATATATTGGATCAGAAGAGATTGTTTCAAATTTAAGGGATGGTTCACGAAACGTAGTGGGACTAAAAAACTTACTTGATAAAAACGAATTACGAGAAGTACTAAATCAAAATGTATAA
- a CDS encoding ABC transporter substrate-binding protein: MKKTLLYASSLVALVSLSACGGSGSNGTSDDQTLTAWAWNINIPVLEEAAAQFAEDHPDFDLEIIEVGTPDVYQRITTGLQANGEGLPDIMLVEDDRVQGYLSNFKDAFLDISEYDFEEAHNDKFPAFKTELLTVDGGVYGFPFDAGPAGIFYRTDLFEEAGINADEIETWDDFIEAGHTLRDELDVALTGIDISNDDGVYRMMLNQQGTFYFDENEEVALASDESIKAMEVIQRLHQEGLNENLVGWDAWLTGLANGTVATAPTGAWLTGSLTEQAPDLEGQWGVFPLPAMEAGGNRASNLGGSNYMISAQTANPDLAYDFMEYFSTSDDVQLTAMENGLFPSLNTIYDNDLFTSPISYFGDQAIWELFASMMDDIPSVNYTGNYSIARDETETAQSDAANGADVTDVMTRAEQQLQNRMN; the protein is encoded by the coding sequence ATGAAAAAAACTTTATTATATGCATCATCACTAGTAGCGCTTGTTTCTTTATCCGCTTGTGGAGGGTCAGGGAGTAACGGAACATCAGATGATCAAACACTAACCGCGTGGGCTTGGAATATTAATATCCCTGTACTTGAAGAAGCAGCTGCTCAATTCGCAGAAGATCATCCAGATTTTGACCTGGAGATTATTGAAGTAGGAACACCAGATGTTTATCAGCGAATTACAACTGGACTTCAGGCAAACGGAGAAGGCTTACCTGATATTATGCTTGTTGAAGATGATCGAGTTCAAGGGTATCTTTCAAATTTTAAAGACGCTTTTTTAGACATTTCTGAGTATGATTTTGAAGAAGCTCACAATGACAAATTTCCTGCCTTTAAAACGGAATTACTAACCGTCGACGGCGGAGTGTATGGTTTTCCTTTTGATGCGGGTCCAGCTGGTATATTTTATCGAACAGACTTGTTTGAAGAAGCTGGTATTAATGCAGACGAAATTGAAACATGGGATGATTTTATTGAAGCTGGTCATACATTGCGAGACGAATTGGATGTTGCGTTAACTGGTATTGACATCAGTAATGATGATGGTGTCTACCGTATGATGTTAAATCAGCAAGGCACATTTTATTTTGATGAGAATGAAGAAGTTGCTCTCGCGTCCGATGAGTCGATAAAAGCGATGGAAGTCATTCAGCGCTTACATCAAGAAGGGTTGAATGAAAATTTAGTAGGTTGGGATGCATGGTTAACAGGCTTGGCCAATGGTACTGTTGCTACAGCACCAACCGGGGCATGGTTAACAGGTTCGTTAACAGAGCAGGCGCCAGATTTAGAAGGACAATGGGGAGTTTTCCCACTACCGGCAATGGAAGCTGGCGGCAACCGGGCTTCTAACTTAGGAGGAAGCAATTACATGATCTCAGCACAAACGGCTAATCCTGACCTTGCTTATGATTTTATGGAATATTTTTCTACTTCTGATGATGTTCAGCTAACTGCAATGGAGAACGGACTGTTTCCTTCTCTTAATACGATTTATGACAATGATCTATTCACTTCTCCAATTAGTTACTTCGGAGATCAAGCTATTTGGGAGCTCTTCGCTAGTATGATGGATGATATTCCTTCTGTAAATTATACAGGTAATTATTCCATCGCTCGAGACGAAACAGAAACGGCGCAGTCTGATGCCGCGAATGGAGCCGATGTAACAGATGTGATGACACGAGCCGAGCAACAGTTACAAAACAGAATGAATTAA
- a CDS encoding Gfo/Idh/MocA family protein, with protein MSKQLTWGILGTATIAKQSMIPGILESSTGSIGAIASRSLDKAQAFASEFSIPTAYGSYEELVADPSIDAVYIPLPNHLHKEWVIRSAEAKKHVLCEKPISLNRLELEEMKRVCEENGVLLLDAFMYRYQERYTQIKNHIKNGDIGELRGIRSSFSFNNAGALDNFRMKKEFGGGSLYDIGVYPLSLARMIFEEEPEAITVHSFSPDSHNGVDMSAAGLVEFNNGRFLTFDCGMWTAYRNDAELLGSTGRILIPDPFTGGLEGFQLIQGSETRQIDVEDTNHYAKQADYFAHVVWGETANRFGVEDSLANMRLLDGALESQEKRERVVL; from the coding sequence ATGTCAAAACAATTAACTTGGGGCATTCTTGGAACCGCTACCATCGCAAAACAATCAATGATTCCTGGTATTTTGGAATCCAGTACAGGATCTATTGGAGCAATAGCAAGTCGATCTCTTGATAAAGCGCAAGCTTTCGCTTCGGAATTCTCCATCCCGACAGCATATGGATCATATGAAGAATTAGTTGCCGATCCTTCTATAGACGCGGTATACATTCCGCTACCAAATCATCTACATAAAGAATGGGTAATCCGGTCCGCTGAAGCAAAAAAACATGTATTATGCGAGAAACCAATTTCATTGAATCGATTAGAACTTGAGGAAATGAAACGTGTATGTGAAGAAAATGGCGTGTTATTACTTGATGCCTTTATGTATCGGTACCAAGAACGCTACACACAGATTAAAAACCACATTAAGAATGGTGATATTGGCGAACTAAGAGGAATTAGAAGCTCCTTCTCGTTTAATAATGCTGGGGCACTTGATAACTTTCGCATGAAGAAGGAATTCGGTGGAGGTAGTTTATACGATATTGGTGTATATCCACTTAGTTTGGCACGTATGATTTTCGAAGAAGAACCAGAGGCCATTACGGTTCACTCTTTTTCTCCAGATTCCCATAACGGTGTCGACATGTCAGCAGCAGGGTTAGTTGAGTTTAACAATGGACGCTTTCTAACTTTTGATTGTGGCATGTGGACAGCCTACCGCAATGACGCTGAACTACTTGGCTCAACAGGTCGCATTCTTATTCCCGATCCTTTTACTGGTGGTTTAGAAGGATTTCAGCTTATTCAAGGAAGTGAAACGCGTCAAATTGATGTAGAAGATACTAACCATTATGCAAAGCAAGCTGATTATTTCGCTCACGTCGTATGGGGTGAAACGGCCAATCGCTTTGGCGTTGAGGATTCTCTTGCAAATATGCGTTTACTTGATGGAGCGCTTGAATCACAAGAAAAACGAGAAAGAGTGGTGTTGTAA
- a CDS encoding BglG family transcription antiterminator, with translation MVLDQRRIIILSYLHSAKTPIDPAELAARLGVSKRTLYNDFNEIDYWLLENQVHPIQREYRKGISLSFDTKTRLANLIALKNQWDYRFTQLERHYIIAASLLLRPTNTTAQALMDLVQVSRGTLFKDLTAVSRLFNEYQVELIRSKQDGYRIDGADSDIWRVIQTVVYVIAGEELNEVKTLLFNLVEPQIDNIEQRLRNEIERLEQTLSLTFNEQVAMSLKLSILFLSYRSINKLWIEVEEQQVLLHSQAYKVVEQMSERLAHQGFRLLKQPECILFVIRLLSSRVTDIHTRDRQDEQTDVLTLTKEIIERFEYHSGVNFQEKDRLYKNLVAHIKPAYYRLKYNEQLNHRYLPLIEHQLKEIYTLTEQALKPLEEYMKRPIPSEEVALIAMHFGGWINRKRENRKKAYKAVVICENGIAASSMLFSQLEVLLPEIEFLTYIPVRMFNKYDRKVDLAFSTTFISDSLIPIIYVPAILGDHEKAHIFRELQSFMDPERLKQSDFESVLQIIEKNADIHDRNALIRQLEPFFRPSRLRLEVYKPMLQEIVDKSMIQVQPNVSSWQEAITIAAQPLLRNEYIDESYIDAMIHNVTTNGPYIVIAPSIAMPHARPEEGVKKLGISMLKLNEPVSFSNEAKHNAQIIIVLAAIDNETHLKALSQLSELLSEQENVQEILASTSASQIETILHKENEGGQEQ, from the coding sequence GTGGTTCTTGATCAACGACGCATAATCATTTTATCCTATCTACACTCTGCAAAAACACCGATCGATCCTGCTGAATTAGCAGCCCGTCTCGGCGTGTCAAAACGTACACTTTATAATGATTTTAATGAAATTGATTATTGGTTGTTAGAAAATCAAGTACATCCAATCCAACGCGAATATCGTAAAGGTATATCTTTATCTTTTGACACGAAGACAAGGTTAGCTAATTTAATCGCGTTAAAAAATCAATGGGATTATCGATTCACTCAACTAGAACGGCACTACATCATTGCAGCCAGTTTATTGCTCCGGCCAACAAATACAACGGCTCAAGCATTGATGGATCTCGTTCAAGTGAGTCGCGGAACATTGTTTAAAGATCTAACTGCCGTTTCAAGGCTGTTTAATGAGTATCAGGTTGAACTGATTCGTTCGAAACAAGATGGTTATCGTATAGACGGAGCTGATTCTGATATATGGCGAGTGATTCAAACAGTTGTCTATGTTATTGCTGGTGAGGAGCTTAATGAAGTAAAAACGTTGCTTTTTAATCTAGTGGAACCTCAAATAGACAATATAGAACAACGGCTTCGTAATGAAATTGAACGTCTGGAGCAAACGTTATCACTAACATTTAATGAACAAGTAGCAATGTCTTTAAAGCTATCAATTCTTTTTTTGTCTTATCGATCAATTAACAAGCTATGGATAGAAGTAGAGGAACAGCAAGTGCTTCTTCATTCACAGGCTTACAAGGTTGTAGAACAAATGTCTGAACGTCTTGCTCATCAAGGCTTTCGTTTATTGAAGCAACCTGAGTGCATTTTATTTGTGATTCGGCTGTTAAGCTCACGGGTGACGGATATTCATACCCGGGATCGACAAGATGAACAAACTGATGTGCTTACGTTAACGAAAGAGATCATTGAACGCTTTGAATATCATAGTGGGGTTAATTTTCAAGAAAAAGACCGCTTATACAAGAATTTAGTAGCACACATTAAACCTGCCTATTACAGATTAAAATATAATGAACAACTCAATCATCGGTATTTACCATTAATTGAACACCAGCTTAAAGAAATCTATACATTGACTGAACAAGCTTTAAAACCTCTCGAAGAGTACATGAAGCGACCAATTCCAAGCGAAGAAGTTGCGCTTATTGCAATGCACTTTGGGGGATGGATTAACCGAAAAAGGGAAAATCGAAAAAAAGCATATAAAGCGGTTGTGATTTGTGAGAATGGAATTGCTGCTTCGTCGATGCTTTTCTCGCAATTGGAAGTCTTATTACCCGAGATAGAATTTCTTACGTATATTCCGGTACGTATGTTTAATAAGTACGATAGGAAAGTAGATCTCGCATTTTCTACAACCTTTATAAGCGATTCTCTCATTCCAATCATTTATGTTCCTGCAATTCTTGGAGATCACGAAAAGGCACATATCTTCCGTGAGTTACAAAGCTTTATGGATCCTGAACGCTTAAAGCAGTCTGATTTTGAAAGCGTTCTGCAAATTATTGAGAAAAATGCTGATATACACGATCGAAATGCGCTAATTCGTCAATTAGAACCATTCTTTCGTCCATCTAGATTGAGACTTGAGGTGTATAAACCGATGTTACAGGAGATAGTAGACAAGAGCATGATTCAGGTCCAGCCAAACGTTTCTTCTTGGCAGGAAGCAATTACAATAGCTGCTCAGCCGCTATTGCGAAACGAATATATTGATGAGTCCTATATTGATGCCATGATTCACAATGTAACAACAAACGGCCCTTATATTGTAATCGCGCCATCTATTGCGATGCCGCACGCAAGACCAGAAGAGGGCGTTAAAAAGCTTGGAATTAGTATGTTGAAACTAAATGAACCTGTTTCTTTTTCTAATGAGGCCAAGCACAATGCACAAATAATCATTGTTTTAGCGGCAATCGATAATGAGACTCATCTTAAAGCGTTATCCCAACTCTCAGAGTTGCTTTCAGAACAGGAGAACGTTCAAGAGATCTTGGCAAGTACATCAGCTTCACAAATTGAAACCATTCTTCACAAGGAGAATGAAGGAGGACAAGAACAATGA